A window from Neobacillus sp. PS3-40 encodes these proteins:
- a CDS encoding LAGLIDADG family homing endonuclease, producing the protein MDLFEAGIITGFTMGEGCFCIKITKSKTHRTGYQIVQSFKISLKREDKKILQFIKKRLRCGKVRIYKNCSVFEVVKMQDILEIIIPFFNQFPLKNVKHKDFLYFKIICYKLIMGEGREIEGINRIISIRNKMNKSGEKNRRYKNIIKHDF; encoded by the coding sequence ATGGACCTTTTTGAAGCAGGAATAATAACTGGTTTTACGATGGGGGAAGGATGCTTTTGTATAAAAATAACAAAAAGTAAAACACATAGAACGGGTTACCAGATTGTGCAATCTTTTAAAATTTCATTAAAAAGAGAAGATAAAAAAATCTTACAATTCATAAAAAAAAGACTTAGATGTGGAAAGGTTAGGATTTATAAAAATTGTTCAGTATTTGAAGTGGTTAAAATGCAAGATATATTGGAAATTATCATTCCATTTTTTAATCAATTTCCACTAAAAAATGTAAAGCATAAAGATTTTCTATACTTCAAAATAATTTGCTATAAGCTTATTATGGGTGAAGGAAGGGAAATAGAAGGTATTAATAGGATAATATCAATTAGGAATAAAATGAATAAAAGTGGGGAGAAAAATCGGCGTTATAAAAATATTATAAAACATGATTTTTGA
- a CDS encoding helix-turn-helix transcriptional regulator produces the protein MIDNFGEVIRKIRIEQGFGLNEFAKILDVSPGYLSNLETGKTNTIQLSILKKIQGKLHILPINEEIINSPISFRLHKLEHQLIDSYEVDRQMTELLIHQIESTIKWIKENTSQ, from the coding sequence ATGATTGATAATTTTGGAGAAGTGATTCGAAAAATTAGAATTGAACAAGGATTTGGATTAAATGAATTTGCCAAGATTCTAGACGTTTCACCAGGCTATTTAAGTAATTTGGAAACTGGAAAAACTAATACTATTCAACTTTCTATCCTAAAAAAAATTCAGGGTAAACTACATATCTTACCTATTAATGAAGAAATAATTAATTCTCCTATTTCCTTCCGCTTACATAAACTAGAACATCAACTAATTGATTCATATGAAGTAGATCGCCAGATGACTGAATTATTAATTCACCAAATTGAATCAACAATTAAGTGGATTAAAGAAAATACATCTCAATAA